One window of the Pseudofrankia sp. DC12 genome contains the following:
- a CDS encoding class I SAM-dependent DNA methyltransferase gives MAADIWAVADLLRGDYKRHEYGAVILPFTLMRRLDAVMADTRQAVRDKDASLTMTNKQRLLEIAAGRPFYNVSKQDFTTIASDATNQSVVAKNLRDYVRGFSQNVQDVLDAFNLDNQIARLAGSRLLFQVVGRFAAMDLGGLSSHDMGYVFEHLIRKFAEDSNETAGEHFTPREVIKLMVNLLVALDADVVAGPGQVINILDPACGTGGMLTEAADHIRALNPEAQVYLFGQELNPESWAICQSEMLLRGQRGDVKLGNSFSEDRFPGRRFDYMLANPPFGVEWKKVKDDVEQEAELGFAGRFGAGLPRINDGSFLFLEHMISKMEKVEDKGARLAIVFNGSPLFTGAAESGESRIRQWILERDWLEGIVALPDQLFYNTGISTYFWILSNRKPAKLAGKVILLDARDQWEKMPKSLGDKRKQISDPQIEHVTKLYVRALEVAADPAHPDHGKVKIFGTRDFGYHRITVERPLKQRFEVTEDTLLALAEAKALAKWDGREKLAEALHDAIGSVWWTKSEATAGLIAAAMAGGASLPGTAAHLKAFWGVVAVSDPEGEVQRDKDGSPLSDPDLRDFENVPLDEDIETYFAREVIPHVPDAWIDHDKTKVGYEIPFTRHFYVYTPPRPLAEIDAELRDLETQIQKLLGEVTA, from the coding sequence GACCATGACGAACAAGCAGCGCCTGCTGGAGATCGCGGCGGGCCGCCCGTTCTACAACGTCTCGAAGCAGGACTTCACCACGATCGCCTCGGACGCTACGAACCAGTCCGTGGTCGCCAAGAACCTCCGGGACTATGTCCGCGGCTTCTCTCAGAACGTCCAGGACGTGTTGGACGCCTTCAACCTGGACAACCAGATCGCCAGGCTGGCCGGGTCGAGGCTGCTTTTCCAGGTCGTCGGCCGGTTCGCGGCCATGGACCTTGGCGGACTCTCCAGCCACGACATGGGCTACGTGTTCGAGCACCTGATCCGCAAGTTCGCGGAGGACTCGAACGAGACCGCCGGTGAGCACTTCACGCCCCGCGAGGTCATCAAGCTGATGGTCAACCTGCTGGTGGCGCTGGACGCGGACGTCGTCGCCGGGCCCGGCCAGGTGATCAATATCCTCGACCCGGCCTGCGGGACCGGCGGCATGCTGACCGAGGCCGCGGACCACATCAGGGCGCTGAACCCCGAGGCGCAGGTCTACCTGTTCGGCCAGGAACTGAACCCCGAGTCGTGGGCGATCTGCCAGTCGGAGATGCTGCTGCGCGGCCAGCGTGGCGACGTCAAGCTCGGCAACTCGTTCAGCGAGGACCGGTTCCCGGGCCGCCGGTTCGACTACATGCTTGCCAACCCACCGTTCGGCGTCGAGTGGAAGAAGGTCAAGGACGACGTCGAGCAGGAGGCCGAACTCGGGTTTGCCGGCCGGTTCGGCGCCGGCCTGCCGCGGATCAACGACGGGTCGTTCCTGTTCTTGGAACACATGATCTCGAAGATGGAGAAGGTCGAGGACAAGGGAGCACGGCTCGCGATCGTCTTCAACGGCTCGCCGCTGTTCACCGGGGCGGCCGAGTCCGGCGAGTCGAGGATCCGCCAGTGGATCCTGGAGCGCGACTGGCTGGAGGGCATCGTCGCCCTGCCCGACCAGCTCTTCTACAACACCGGGATCTCCACCTACTTCTGGATCCTCTCGAACCGCAAGCCCGCCAAGCTCGCCGGCAAGGTGATCCTGCTCGACGCCCGCGACCAGTGGGAGAAGATGCCCAAGTCCCTCGGCGACAAGCGCAAGCAGATCTCCGACCCCCAGATCGAGCACGTCACCAAGCTGTACGTCCGGGCGCTGGAGGTCGCCGCCGACCCGGCGCATCCGGACCACGGCAAGGTGAAGATCTTCGGGACGCGCGACTTCGGCTACCACCGGATCACCGTCGAACGCCCGCTGAAGCAGCGCTTTGAAGTTACGGAGGACACGCTGCTCGCGTTGGCTGAAGCGAAGGCGCTGGCCAAGTGGGACGGCCGGGAGAAGCTGGCCGAGGCGCTGCACGACGCGATCGGCTCCGTCTGGTGGACGAAGAGCGAGGCGACGGCCGGTCTGATCGCCGCCGCTATGGCCGGGGGAGCGAGCCTTCCCGGCACCGCGGCTCACCTCAAGGCGTTCTGGGGCGTGGTCGCGGTCTCCGACCCCGAAGGGGAGGTCCAGCGCGACAAGGACGGCAGCCCGTTGTCGGACCCGGACCTGCGCGACTTCGAGAACGTCCCCCTCGACGAGGACATCGAGACCTACTTCGCCCGGGAGGTCATTCCGCACGTCCCCGACGCCTGGATCGACCACGACAAGACCAAGGTCGGCTACGAGATCCCCTTCACCAGGCACTTTTACGTGTATACCCCGCCCAGACCCCTGGCCGAGATCGACGCGGAATTGCGGGACCTCGAAACCCAGATTCAAAAGCTCCTTGGCGAGGTGACGGCGTGA
- a CDS encoding DEAD/DEAH box helicase family protein: MTPGEHTERAFEDRVKEELLHRGWERGQPTVGFDAGLGLDTADLLRFIGATQQKSWDRLVELYGDKVVAHRQFSQRVASEIDARGVLDVLRQGVRDRGVQIDLAYFRPGHTLAVDALKEYEANVLTVARQLRFSAKNPQESVDLAFFVNGLPVASVELKNGMTGKSAEDAITQYRKRDPAELFFAKRALVHFAVDPDRAFVATRLKGANTRFLPFNVGSNGPGESGAAGNPQAPEGSYRVAYLWEQVWSRHNWLEMLQRFVHVEVPATKGTKVSVHDLPRIFPRYHQWHAVQKMVGHARENGAGQNYLVQHSAGSGKSNTIAWLAHRLSTLFDEKNQKVFDKVVVITDRVVLDRQLQDTIYQFDHTPGVVKKIDEDSAQLAAALADATSQIIISTLEKYPFILDKVAGLGLRAKRYAVIIDEAHTSQTGEQAAKLKQAIGVRSDREPDEDEATYQTRVRGKQPNLSYFAFTATPTSATLKLFGTLDPARPGPAGEPLLAPFHVYSMQQAIDEGYILDVLENYLTYEAMWRLSSAAVEQQDSELSNPEVEKKKARRKLVQLVEAHPASAAQKAKLIVEDFQKNITGRLGGRAKAMVVTDGRQQALNLYQAIRRYVDDAGLTNCRPLVAFSGKLTDEESKLEFTESKINGFPEGQLPKKFAYTKADDPDAAARNQDEYRILVVADKYQTGFDQPLLCAMYVDKPLTGVAAVQTLSRLNRTHPLKSQDDVRIVDFVNDAEDIAVSFKPWFNTSLSEQADANLLYAKQTEVMGYQILDVSEMEAFMRVLSAAGPDRMPGAAERKLHAELHRLLDPAIDRFNALETPAEREEFRDALQKYCRAYSLLAQILDWGDATLERLYQYGRILLRRLPGRAAAAVDIGDADLTHYRLEFTGHHDVSLAASGDQVVRGHAADGGGYVEPEMARLADVINNLNDRFGLDLGTSDQILLFQQVAGLVEDTRMQQVALMNDEARFGQVADDRLDDIVAVNAERNNEFMKLYFDNAEFQQAFKEAARTRAYRIITDPARDEALARLRTEMLRETT; the protein is encoded by the coding sequence ATGACGCCAGGGGAGCACACCGAGCGCGCATTTGAGGACCGGGTGAAGGAGGAACTACTCCACCGAGGATGGGAGCGTGGCCAACCAACGGTCGGATTCGACGCCGGGTTGGGGCTCGACACTGCCGATCTGCTCCGGTTCATCGGGGCCACGCAGCAGAAGAGCTGGGATCGCCTTGTCGAACTCTACGGCGACAAGGTGGTGGCGCATCGACAGTTCTCGCAGCGGGTGGCGTCCGAGATCGACGCCCGTGGGGTGCTGGACGTGCTGCGGCAGGGGGTGCGGGACCGGGGGGTCCAGATCGACCTGGCGTACTTCCGGCCTGGGCACACGCTCGCCGTCGATGCGCTCAAGGAGTACGAGGCCAACGTCCTGACGGTCGCCCGGCAGCTGCGTTTCAGTGCGAAGAATCCGCAGGAGTCGGTGGATCTGGCGTTCTTCGTCAACGGTCTGCCGGTGGCGTCCGTCGAGCTGAAGAACGGGATGACTGGGAAGTCCGCTGAGGACGCGATTACCCAGTACCGGAAACGGGATCCGGCGGAGCTGTTTTTCGCGAAGCGTGCCCTGGTGCACTTCGCCGTCGACCCCGACCGGGCGTTCGTCGCGACGCGGCTGAAGGGCGCGAATACCCGGTTCCTGCCGTTCAACGTCGGCTCGAACGGCCCGGGGGAGTCGGGTGCGGCCGGCAACCCGCAGGCGCCGGAGGGCTCGTACCGCGTCGCGTACCTGTGGGAGCAGGTCTGGAGCCGGCATAACTGGCTGGAGATGCTGCAGCGGTTCGTGCACGTCGAGGTGCCCGCGACGAAGGGCACGAAGGTCAGTGTCCACGACCTGCCACGGATCTTCCCTCGCTACCACCAGTGGCACGCCGTCCAGAAGATGGTTGGCCACGCCCGGGAGAATGGCGCCGGCCAGAACTATCTGGTCCAGCACTCTGCCGGCTCGGGCAAGTCGAACACGATCGCCTGGCTCGCGCACCGCCTGTCGACCCTGTTCGACGAGAAGAACCAGAAGGTGTTCGACAAGGTCGTCGTCATCACCGACCGCGTCGTGCTCGACCGGCAGCTGCAGGACACGATCTACCAGTTCGACCACACGCCGGGCGTCGTCAAGAAGATCGACGAGGACTCGGCCCAGCTCGCTGCCGCCCTGGCCGACGCGACGTCGCAGATCATCATCTCGACGCTGGAGAAGTACCCGTTCATCCTCGACAAGGTCGCCGGCCTGGGTCTGCGCGCCAAGCGCTATGCCGTGATCATCGACGAGGCGCACACCTCGCAGACCGGTGAGCAGGCGGCGAAGCTCAAGCAGGCGATCGGCGTGCGGTCGGACCGCGAGCCCGACGAGGACGAAGCGACCTATCAGACTCGGGTCCGCGGCAAGCAGCCCAACCTGTCCTACTTTGCCTTCACCGCGACCCCGACGTCGGCGACCTTGAAGCTGTTCGGCACTCTCGACCCGGCGCGGCCCGGCCCGGCCGGCGAACCGCTGCTCGCGCCCTTCCACGTGTACTCGATGCAGCAGGCGATCGACGAGGGCTACATCCTCGACGTGCTGGAGAACTACCTGACCTACGAGGCGATGTGGCGCCTGAGCAGCGCAGCGGTCGAGCAGCAGGACTCGGAGCTCTCCAACCCGGAGGTCGAGAAGAAGAAGGCGCGGCGCAAGCTCGTCCAGCTGGTCGAAGCGCATCCAGCGTCGGCGGCGCAGAAGGCGAAGCTGATCGTCGAGGACTTCCAGAAGAACATCACCGGCCGGCTGGGAGGCCGGGCGAAAGCTATGGTCGTCACCGACGGCCGTCAGCAGGCCCTCAACCTCTACCAGGCGATCCGCCGGTATGTCGACGACGCTGGCCTCACGAACTGCCGCCCGCTGGTCGCGTTCTCCGGGAAGCTCACTGACGAGGAAAGCAAACTCGAGTTCACCGAGTCGAAGATCAATGGGTTTCCGGAAGGGCAGCTGCCCAAGAAGTTCGCCTACACGAAGGCCGACGACCCGGACGCGGCGGCGCGCAACCAGGACGAGTACCGGATTCTCGTCGTCGCGGACAAGTACCAGACCGGCTTCGACCAGCCGCTGCTGTGCGCCATGTACGTCGACAAGCCGCTGACCGGCGTGGCCGCGGTCCAGACGCTGTCGCGGCTGAACCGGACGCACCCGCTCAAGAGCCAGGACGACGTCCGGATCGTCGACTTCGTCAACGACGCCGAGGACATCGCGGTGTCGTTCAAGCCCTGGTTCAACACCTCGCTCAGCGAGCAGGCCGACGCGAACCTGCTCTACGCGAAGCAGACCGAGGTCATGGGCTATCAGATCCTGGACGTCTCCGAAATGGAGGCGTTCATGCGAGTGCTCTCGGCGGCCGGACCGGACCGGATGCCCGGCGCGGCCGAGCGCAAGCTGCACGCCGAGTTGCACCGGCTCCTCGACCCGGCGATCGACCGGTTCAACGCGCTGGAGACGCCTGCGGAGCGGGAGGAGTTCCGCGACGCGCTGCAGAAGTACTGCCGGGCCTACAGCCTGCTCGCGCAGATCCTCGACTGGGGCGACGCCACGCTGGAGCGGCTCTACCAGTACGGCCGGATCCTGCTCCGGCGCCTGCCCGGCCGGGCAGCGGCGGCCGTCGACATCGGTGACGCGGACCTGACCCACTACCGGCTGGAATTCACTGGCCATCACGACGTGTCGCTCGCGGCGTCCGGCGACCAGGTCGTCCGCGGCCACGCGGCCGACGGCGGCGGCTACGTGGAGCCGGAGATGGCACGGCTCGCCGACGTCATCAACAACCTGAACGACCGCTTCGGCCTTGACCTGGGCACGTCCGACCAGATCCTGCTCTTCCAGCAGGTCGCCGGCCTGGTCGAGGACACCCGGATGCAGCAGGTCGCGCTGATGAACGACGAGGCGCGCTTCGGCCAGGTCGCCGACGACCGCCTCGACGACATCGTCGCCGTCAATGCCGAGCGGAACAACGAGTTCATGAAGCTCTACTTCGACAATGCCGAGTTCCAGCAGGCCTTCAAGGAGGCCGCCCGCACCCGTGCCTACCGGATCATCACCGACCCAGCCCGTGACGAGGCCCTCGCCCGCCTGCGCACCGAAATGCTCCGCGAGACGACCTGA